In the Candidatus Electrothrix sp. GW3-4 genome, one interval contains:
- a CDS encoding FAD-dependent oxidoreductase, with translation MSKKVVIVGGVAAGPKAACHLKRVQPGWDVTVVDQDSMISYGGCGIPYYVGGDVSDEAELRSTSFHMVRDEPFFADAKGVEVLTRTKALAIDRQSKKLQVKNLDSGEEQELPYDKLMLATGAAPFVLPIPGADLDGVFTIANLHKAIEIKKRISGGKVGKVVVIGGGAIGIEMAESFADLWGLETCLVEFMPQLLPKLVDADFATMLERHLEEMNVAVYTGEGATEIVGDSEGKVVAVKTPQRTLEADLVVMAAGVRPRSDLAQEAGLLVEPWGGITVNNRLQTSDPDIYAAGDCIAARNLVTGKQTFAPMGSLANREGRVAADNMAGLAASFEGVVGSFIMKAFDRCIAATGITYEAALAEGFDADYSLTAPADRAHFFPNTAAVILQLVFDKQTRRVLGLQAFGMMNDSISARIDAAAVMISKGATIEDFMMAEMAYAPPFSAAIDSLNAAAFVADNICAGRMRSVSMQRFYAWMDDFSTEPDWVALDIRHPKEAAVFVERFGAEKWVSVPYAEMRQRFAEVPEDKTLIILCDAGTRSFEVQVFLDHIGKTNSLVLGGGFNVIRRLGADWLPQA, from the coding sequence ATGAGCAAAAAAGTCGTCATTGTCGGTGGAGTCGCTGCCGGTCCCAAGGCTGCCTGTCATCTGAAAAGGGTTCAGCCGGGTTGGGATGTCACGGTGGTGGATCAGGATAGCATGATATCCTATGGAGGCTGCGGTATTCCCTATTATGTGGGCGGAGATGTCTCGGACGAGGCAGAGCTGCGCTCCACCAGCTTTCACATGGTCCGTGACGAGCCTTTTTTCGCTGATGCCAAGGGAGTTGAGGTGCTTACACGGACTAAGGCCCTGGCAATCGACCGCCAGAGCAAGAAGCTCCAGGTCAAGAATCTGGACAGCGGTGAAGAGCAGGAACTCCCTTATGATAAGCTCATGCTGGCTACCGGGGCAGCCCCCTTTGTTCTCCCCATTCCTGGGGCGGATCTGGACGGGGTGTTCACCATTGCGAACCTGCATAAGGCCATTGAAATCAAGAAGAGGATCTCTGGCGGTAAGGTGGGTAAGGTCGTGGTTATCGGTGGTGGAGCCATCGGCATTGAGATGGCAGAGTCCTTTGCCGACCTCTGGGGCCTGGAAACCTGCCTGGTCGAGTTTATGCCTCAGCTCCTGCCCAAGCTGGTAGACGCCGATTTTGCCACTATGCTGGAACGGCATCTTGAAGAGATGAACGTGGCTGTTTACACCGGCGAAGGCGCCACCGAGATTGTCGGGGATAGCGAGGGCAAGGTCGTGGCCGTGAAAACACCCCAGCGCACCTTGGAAGCAGATCTGGTGGTGATGGCGGCAGGTGTCCGTCCGCGTAGTGACCTGGCCCAAGAGGCAGGCTTGCTTGTGGAACCTTGGGGTGGTATCACGGTGAACAATAGGTTGCAGACCTCTGATCCGGATATCTACGCAGCCGGTGACTGTATTGCTGCCAGGAATCTGGTCACAGGAAAGCAGACCTTTGCCCCTATGGGCTCTCTGGCCAACCGGGAGGGCAGGGTGGCTGCTGATAATATGGCAGGTCTTGCTGCCTCCTTTGAGGGCGTGGTGGGCTCCTTTATCATGAAGGCCTTTGACCGCTGTATTGCTGCTACCGGTATCACCTATGAGGCTGCCTTGGCAGAGGGCTTTGACGCAGATTATTCGCTGACAGCCCCGGCAGACCGGGCCCATTTTTTTCCTAACACGGCAGCGGTTATCCTGCAGCTGGTCTTTGACAAGCAGACCCGGCGAGTCCTGGGCCTGCAGGCCTTTGGCATGATGAATGACTCCATCTCTGCCCGGATCGACGCAGCAGCAGTGATGATCAGCAAGGGCGCCACCATCGAGGACTTCATGATGGCGGAGATGGCCTATGCCCCGCCCTTCTCCGCAGCTATTGACTCCCTGAATGCTGCTGCCTTTGTGGCCGATAATATCTGCGCTGGCCGGATGCGTTCAGTCAGTATGCAACGCTTTTATGCCTGGATGGATGATTTCTCCACAGAACCGGATTGGGTGGCCCTGGATATCCGCCATCCCAAGGAGGCAGCGGTCTTTGTCGAGCGATTCGGGGCTGAAAAATGGGTATCAGTGCCCTATGCTGAGATGCGTCAGCGTTTTGCAGAGGTCCCGGAGGATAAAACCCTGATTATCCTCTGCGATGCCGGAACCCGTTCCTTTGAGGTTCAGGTCTTCCTTGATCATATCGGCAAGACAAACAGTCTGGTCCTGGGCGGCGGTTTTA